The following coding sequences are from one Eublepharis macularius isolate TG4126 chromosome 19, MPM_Emac_v1.0, whole genome shotgun sequence window:
- the GPR173 gene encoding probable G-protein coupled receptor 173 gives MASANETEEAHGSVPHAASTYAKLLLLGVIICVSLAGNLSLSLLVLKERGLHRAPYYFLLDLCLADVIRSAVCFPFVLVSIRHGSNWTYSVLSCKIVAFMAVLFCFHAAFLLFCISVTRYMAVAHHRFYAKRMTFWTCVAVICMVWTLSVAMAFPPVFDVGTYKFIREEDQCIFEHRYFKANDTLGFMLMLAVLIFATHVVYIKLLLFEYRHRKMKPIQMVPAISQNWTFHGPGATGQAAANWIAGFGRGPMPPTLLGIRQNAHAANRRLLGMEEFKAEKRLGRMFYVITLLFLVLWSPYIVACYWRVFVKACSIPHRYLSTAVWMSFAQAAVNPIVCFLLNKDLKKSLVAHIPCWRTEPELPREPYCVM, from the coding sequence ATGGCCAGTGCCAATGAGACCGAAGAGGCCCACGGCTCAGTGCCCCACGCTGCCTCTACCTATGCCAAGCTGCTGCTCCTGGGCGTCATCATCTGTGTGAGTCTGGCGGGGAACCTCTCCCTCTCGCTGCTGGTCTTGAAAGAGCGTGGTCTCCACAGGGCCCCCTACTACTTCCTGCTGGACCTGTGCCTGGCAGACGTGATCCGCTCGGCTGTCTGCTTCCCCTTCGTGCTCGTGTCCATCCGCCACGGCTCTAACTGGACCTACAGTGTACTGAGCTGCAAGATTGTGGCCTTCATGGCGGTCCTGTTCTGTTTCCACGCGGCTTTCCTCCTCTTCTGCATCAGCGTCACCCGCTACATGGCTGTGGCCCACCACCGCTTCTATGCCAAACGCATGACCTTCTGGACGTGCGTCGCAGTCATCTGCATGGTGTGGACTTTGTCGGTGGCCATGGCGTTCCCCCCGGTCTTTGACGTTGGGACCTACAAGTTCATCCGGGAGGAGGACCAGTGCATCTTCGAGCACCGCTACTTCAAAGCCAACGACACTCTGGGCTTTATGCTCATGTTGGCCGTGCTGATCTTTGCTACCCACGTGGTTTACATCAAGCTCCTTCTCTTTGAGTACCGCCATCGCAAGATGAAGCCCATCCAGATGGTCCCAGCCATCAGCCAAAACTGGACGTTCCATGGGCCAGGAGCCACTGGGCAAGCTGCGGCCAACTGGATTGCTGGCTTTGGTCGTGGCCCCATGCCTCCCACCTTGTTGGGCATCCGGCAGAACGCCCACGCAGCCAATCGGCGCTTGCTGGGCATGGAAGAATTCAAGGCTGAGAAAAGGCTGGGCAGGATGTTCTACGTCATCACTTTACTCTTCTTGGTTCTGTGGTCACCCTACATTGTGGCCTGCTACTGGAGGGTCTTCGTCAAAGCCTGTAGCATCCCCCACCGCTACCTCTCCACAGCCGTTTGGATGAGCTTCGCCCAAGCTGCTGTCAACCCCATAGTTTGCTTTCTACTCAACAAGGACCTCAAGAAGAGCTTGGTTGCCCACATTCCTTGCTGGAGGACAGAGCCTGAACTGCCCAGGGAGCCTTACTGCGTCATGTGA